In the genome of Dioscorea cayenensis subsp. rotundata cultivar TDr96_F1 chromosome 1, TDr96_F1_v2_PseudoChromosome.rev07_lg8_w22 25.fasta, whole genome shotgun sequence, one region contains:
- the LOC120259708 gene encoding glutamate receptor 3.1-like, whose translation MFDLAMFMQNCEMRLIHPLTIISIYYCLFFIIPNVNASTRPAIINVGAAFNFNSTIGDVATIAIQAGIDDVNADPTILRGSKLVINMQDTKCNGFIGMIGALKLMGKHIVAVVGPQCSIIANIISHIAKELKVPLLSFAATDPTFSSLQYPYFIRTTLSDVFQMQAVSDFVHHYKWRQVIAIFMDDEYGRNGVIALADKLEERQCKISFKAALPLDANQTDIASLLVGVGQMETRVIVLHANQITGVTILTVAQSLGMMQKGYVWIATDWLASKLDSRGPLAPQVMQAIQGVVFLRQHIEESAKKTQFVSRWSKLVKKQTKEKLQLNSYGLYAYDSVWVLARALDEYLNDGGNISFSSDPNLQASDGRSGHLNLKAMAIFNGGEILLEKIKNISTNGVTGLIQFDQDGNRIHPAYDIVNVIDSELKIVGYWSNYLGLSVNPPEKLYSKPSNYSSTSQQLGDVVWPGRYKMNPRGWIFAKNGKELRLVVPNRFSFKEFVSKNMETGEIEGYCIDVFTAAIKLLNYPVPYKFISYGDGRSNPNYGDLVQKVSSNEFYGAVGDIAIVTNRALFVDFTLPFIESGLVVVAPVKKYNSNAWSFTKPFTNNLWFATVSSFLLTGIVMWILERRDNQCFRSSGSLKEQIVTILSFGFLTAFFAHEESMKTTLGKILLLIWLFVVLIIQASYTASLTSILTLQQLSTPIRGVESLRSTSYPIGYQVGSFAESYMVEELQIPRSRLKALGSPEEYAKALELGPDNGGVAAVVDERPYVELFLSTNCQFTIVGSEFTKESWGFAFPKDSPFTIDMSTAILKLSENGELQRIHDKWVTNKMCSPTEEKLEYERLHLSSFWGLFLISAVASVLAILVYLSITFYQYVHEEHRNRTIKNFLSYINNIKITKTNPTRSQCQRSNSSISSFDT comes from the exons ATGTTTGATCTTGCCATGTTTATGCAAAATTGCGAAATGAGGCTAATACATCCACTTACaataataagtatttattattgTCTTTTCTTCATAATACCTAATGTTAATGCTAGTACAAGACCTGCTATCATCAATGTTGGAGCTGCTTTCAACTTCAACTCAACCATCGGAGACGTCGCCACTATCGCCATTCAAGCCGGAATAGATGATGTTAATGCAGATCCTACTATTCTTCGGGGATCAAAACTTGTTATTAACATGCAAGATACTAAGTGCAATGGTTTTATTGGCATGATTGGAG CTTTGAAGCTTATGGGGAAGCACATTGTGGCAGTGGTTGGTCCTCAATGCTCAATTATAGCCAATATAATCTCTCATATAGCCAAGGAACTCAAAGTGCCACTCCTCTCCTTTGCCGCCACAGACCCTACATTCTCTTCCTTGCAATACCCTTACTTTATCCGCACAACCTTAAGTGATGTCTTTCAAATGCAAGCAGTGTCAGACTTTGTACACCACTACAAATGGAGACAAGTCATTGCCATCTTCATGGATGATGAATACGGCCGTAATGGTGTCATAGCGTTAGCTGATAAGCTAGAAGAAAGACAGTGCAAGATCTCTTTCAAGGCTGCATTGCCTCTAGATGCCAACCAGACTGATATTGCCTCGCTATTAGTTGGAGTTGGCCAAATGGAGACTAGAGTCATAGTCCTACATGCTAACCAGATCACTGGAGTGACCATCCTCACTGTGGCACAGTCTTTAGGAATGATGCAAAAAGGTTATGTTTGGATTGCAACAGACTGGCTTGCATCAAAGTTAGATTCAAGAGGACCACTTGCACCGCAAGTCATGCAAGCAATACAAGGTGTTGTTTTTTTAAGGCAACATATAGAAGAATCAGCGAAAAAAACCCAGTTTGTTTCAAGGTGGAGTAAGTTAGTGAAAAAGCAAACCAAAGAGAAGCTTCAACTAAATTCTTATGGGTTGTATGCTTATGACAGTGTGTGGGTACTCGCTAGAGCATTGGATGAATACTTGAATGATGGTggtaatatttcattttcaagTGATCCTAATCTTCAAGCTAGTGATGGAAGGTCTGGTCATTTGAATTTAAAAGCCATGGCAATATTTAATGGAGGTGAAATTTTGttagaaaagataaagaatatTAGCACTAATGGGGTCACAGGTTTGATTCAATTTGATCAAGATGGAAATCGAATTCATCCTGCATATGATATTGTGAATGTGATTGATTCTGAACTCAAGATTGTTGGCTATTGGTCAAATTACTTAGGATTATCAGTTAATCCTCCTGAAAAACTTTACTCCAAACCTTCTAATTATTCAAGTACAAGTCAACAACTTGGGGATGTGGTTTGGCCTGGAAGATATAAAATGAACCCAAGAGGTTGGATTTTTGCAAAGAATGGGAAGGAGTTAAGACTTGTGGTTCCTAATAGATTTAGTTTCAAGGAATTTGTGTCAAAAAATATGGAAACCGGAGAAATTGAAGGTTATTGTATTGATGTTTTTACTGCTGCAATTAAATTGCTGAATTACCCTGTTCCTTATAAGTTCATTTCTTATGGAGATGGGCGAAGCAATCCGAATTATGGTGATCTTGTTCAAAAGGTTTCGTCTAAt gaaTTCTATGGTGCTGTTGGAGACATTGCCATTGTGACAAACAGAGCATTGTTTGTGGATTTTACATTACCGTTCATCGAGTCTggacttgttgttgttgcaCCCGTAAAGAAGTACAACTCAAATGCTTGGTCGTTCACAAAACCATTCACAAATAACCTTTGGTTTGCCACAGTCTCATCCTTTCTATTAACAGGGATAGTAATGTGGATACTTGAACGACGGGATAACCAATGCTTTCGTTCAAGTGGTAGCCTGAAAGAGCAAATTGTGACTATTCTTTC ATTTGGCTTTTTAACAGCGTTCTTCGCTCACG AGGAGTCTATGAAGACCACACTAGGAAAAATCCTACTGCTCATATGGCTCTTTGTGGTGCTAATCATTCAAGCCAGTTACACAGCAAGCTTGACTTCAATCCTAACATTGCAACAGCTCTCAACACCAATAAGAGGGGTTGAATCATTGAGATCAACTAGTTATCCAATTGGATACCAAGTGGGTTCATTTGCAGAGTCATATATGGTGGAAGAGCTGCAGATTCCAAGGTCCAGGCTGAAAGCTCTTGGTTCACCTGAAGAGTATGCTAAAGCCCTTGAACTTGGCCCTGATAATGGAGGTGTTGCTGCTGTTGTGGATGAACGCCCTTATGTTGAGCTTTTCCTTTCAACAAACTGTCAATTCACCATTGTTGGCTCTGAGTTTACTAAAGAAAGCTGGGGCTTT gcATTTCCAAAGGATTCACCATTCACAATAGACATGTCAACAGCTATTCTGAAATTGTCAGAGAATGGAGAACTCCAAAGAATCCATGATAAATGGGTAACGAACAAAATGTGCAGCCCCACAGAGGAAAAACTGGAATATGAAAGGCTTCATTTAAGCAGCTTCTGGGGGTTGTTTCTCATCAGTGCTGTGGCAAGCGTCCTTGCTATCCTTGTCTACCTCTCCATCACTTTCTACCAATATGTTCATGAGGAACATCGTAATAGgactataaaaaattttctatcttatatcaataacataaaaatcacTAAGACGAATCCCACACGAAGTCAATGTCAGAGGTCTAACAGCAGCATTTCTAGCTTTGACACTTGA